TTTAAACGAAATGTTAAAAATTTTGTGATCAAGGTTAAATTTTTAACTTTTAATCCTTGCTTTATAGATTAAATTAGTTGAGTATTCTTTTGTAAATTTAACATAATAAAACAATATATTTTATAAAGCGGTTATGTTGTTATATCGTGTTTTTTACAAACGGATTTAATAATATTATTGAGGTCATTATGGAAGTTGGTACAGTAAAATGGTTTAATAATGCCAAAGGATTTGGTTTTATTTCTGCTGAGGGAAAGGATACCGATATTTTTGCTCACTATTCAGTTATTGAAATGGAAGGTTATCGCTCATTGAAAGCAGGACAAAAAGTTAATTTTGAAGTTGCCCATGGCGATAAAGGCTCACAAGCAACTAAAATTATCCCAATCATAGAATAACTTATATTCAAAACAATAAGACAATAGGCGAATTTTATTCGCCTGTCTGTTTTTCTATTATATAGTCGTTCCACTTTAAAATAATGCGGTATTGACGCAACTATACTAATTGCAAATCACTTTAATCGCTAATCCTCCTTGTGAAGTTTCACGATATTTTG
Above is a window of Volucribacter amazonae DNA encoding:
- the cspD gene encoding cold shock domain-containing protein CspD, with the protein product MEVGTVKWFNNAKGFGFISAEGKDTDIFAHYSVIEMEGYRSLKAGQKVNFEVAHGDKGSQATKIIPIIE